The sequence below is a genomic window from Bradyrhizobium septentrionale.
TCTACGAACCGGCGCGTCCGCCCGCGCCGCGGCGCCATCCGATGCAGGACATCAAGGAAGGCGCGGCCTTCGTGATGCACCACGCTTTGCTGCGGCCGGTGTTCATCACCCAGTTCATCTTCAACACCGCATCGTTCCTGCTGCTCGCCGTGTTCGTGCCCTATGCGGTGCGCCATCTCGCGCTCAGCGCCACCGGGGTTGGCACGACGCTTGCGATGTACGGGGTCGGCATGGTGGTCGGCGCGCTGTTCGCAACGCGGGTGATGAAGCGGCTGGCGTTCGGCACCGTGATCGGGCTCGGCCCCGTCACCGGCTTCATCGCGGCGGCCGTGATGGCGCTGACGACGTGGTTTCCGACACCGCTGCTCGCCGGCCTCAGCTTCTTCCTGCTCGGCGTCGGCCCGATCCTGTGGGTGATCTCGACCACCACGCTGCGGCAATCGGTGACGCCGCCGTCGCTGCTCGGCCGCGTCTCGGCAATCAACATCATGAGCTACGGCGCCCGCTCGCTCGGCTCAGCGCTCGGCGCCATCGTCGGCGGCCTCTACGGCGCCGAAGCCTGCCTCTACCTCGCGGCCGTGATCTTCGCCGCCCAGGCGCTGGTGATCCTGATGTCGCCTGCGGTGTCGTTGAGGCGGCAGCCCGACATGGTCGGCGAGCCGGTGCGCTGCTGATCAGCTCGCCAGATAACGCTCGTATTTGCCGCCGACGACCTCGTCGGCGGCAACGGCCGGATCCAGTGTGTAGAGATCTTGCGCGTGGCCGATCCCGCGCAGCACGAAGCGGCCGGTGGAGACCAGATAGTTGCGGCCGGCGGCGTCGAGCCCGGTGCGAAAGTCGGTCGAGGTCAGCAATTCCCGATCGACCGAGGCGCACATCGAGGCGATCCGGCTGACCTCGTTGACGGCGGGCCCGACCACCGTGAAATCGAGCCGGTCCTCGCTGCCGATGTTGCCGTAGAAGACTTCGCCGACATGGAGCCCGACATAAGCTGATGTGGTCGGCCGCCCCTCGTTCTCGCGGCGGTCGTTCAGCACCCGCATGTTGTGACGGAATCTGTGCTCGGCCCGCAGCGCCGCGCGCCTGGCGCCGGCCATGTTCTCGCTGGTGAACATCGCCAGCACGCCGTCGCCGATCAGCTTCAGCACCTCGCCGCCGGCGTCATGGATCGCGTCGATCGAGGCCTGCGCGTAGTCGTTGAGGAACGGGATGATCTCGTCCGGGCCGATGCGCTCGCTGATCGCGGTCGAGCCGCGCACGTCGGAGTACCACAGCACGGCCTTGATCTTCTCGGTGATGCCGCGCTGCATGCGCCCGCGCAGCACCTGCTCCGCCGTCTCGCGGCCGAGATAGACCCGCCCGAGCGTGCGGGCGATCTCGACCTGCGCCGCCGATTTGATCGCGAGCCCGAGCACCGGCACCAGGTCGCGCAGCGCCGCCATGTGGTTGGCATCGAACCCGTCCGAACGGCGGGTGGTGTAGTAGGAGTAGAAGCAGTCCATCTCGCCGATCGTACCGGCTTCGCCGAAGCGATGCACGAACGCGGCGAAGTGCTTGTGGCCCTTCTCGGCAAGGTCGCCGATCATCGAAAAATCGTGCGCGCCGGTGAGATCGATTACCATCTCGTCACGGCCGTTTTCGAGCATGTGGTAGAAGGCCGACCGCCGCCAATTCTGACTGGCTTCGCCGCTGCTGGTCGAGCCGTATTCGAAGATGTCGGCCTCGTTGCTCTCGCCGTCGTTCCAGCGGAAACCGCGTCCCTCGAAGATCGGATGCAGGGTGTCGATGAACACTATCGCCCGCGACAGCGGCATGCCGGCGGCCCGGCAGCGCTCGCAGAAGCCGCGCAGCAGGTCGTTTTCCGGCAGGCCGGTCAGGCCCTGGCGGACCAACCAATTCATGAGGCGCAAACGGGGCGTCAGTTCCATACTTTGGATTATGCCGGGCAATTGGTGCGGGAGGAAGGGCTGGTCGTCGCGTGACAGATGCGGACGCCAATGCAGCATTGCAAGGCCGCCCGCCTCACCATTTCGCGCGGAACACCGCCGCAGAAGCCTGAGATTCCCGCTTCCCTTTGCTGCGGCCTTCGCGCACAAGAGCGCATGGACAATGATGCCAGCCCGCCAAATCCAATCCGACGCTTCATGCAATGGGCGATCACCCCGCCGCAATCCTATGGGGTCTATCTTGCCGGCCTCATCCTGATCTTCACCCTGTCGTTCTACGCCGGCACGCTGAAACCGAAGCACGTGCCCGGCCCGCCGCCGACCGCGCCATCAGCCCCGCGCAGCTGATCACGCCGGTTTGGTCTCCGACGTCGCGATCCAGATTCCGGCGAATACCGCGATCAGACCAACGACCAGATTGACCGTGATCGGCTCCCCGACCAGTTGCTTGGCGAGCAGGCCTGCGGCAATCGGATTGACCGTCATGGTGCTGGCAACGCGGGTCGGCGATGCCCGCTCCAGCGCCAGCACCCACAGGATGAAGGCCAGCGCGCCGCCGGCGATACCGAGATAGAGCCCCGCGATCCACTGCGACGTGCCGAAATCGCGCAGGATCGCCAGGCTGCCGGTGAAGATCCCGACCGCCACCAGCGCGGCCGCCCCCGCGCCCATGCCCACAGCGAGGAAGCCGAGCGCGCTGGAGCGGCGGATGAACGGTCGCGACAGCACGTTGTCGAACGCCATGCAGAGCACCGCGGCGGCCATGATCAATTCGCCGCGCCACGCGCCCGGCGGCGCCGCCGACAGCCCGGAGGCCAGCGCGGCCGCCACGCCGAGCACCGCGATCGAGACCCCGACCGATTTGCGCATCGTCAGCGGCTCGATGCCGAGCAAGGCGCCGACCACCATGGTGGAGAGCGGCAAGGTCGCCAGCGCAAGGCTGGCGCGCGCCGCCGTCGTGTAGGACATCGCAAGATTATAGAGCACGAAGAACACCCCGAAGAAGGCAATGCCGAGCGCGATGACCGCAGGCCAATCCTCGCGCCGCGGCCATTTCGCGCCGAGCAGGACCGCGGCCGGGAGCACGCAGAGAAAGCCGATCGCCCAGCGCAGGATCGCCAGCGTGATCGGGTCGGCGTTACCAGCCAAATAGCGCGTGATCGCCGCCGCCGTACCGCCGAGGCAACTCGAGACCAGTGCAATCGCAACGCCGATCCACTCGCCCATCCTGCTCCCCATGCGTTTCGTGTTCGCTTGTGGCATCTTGCCGAGTGAGATCATTCCGGCAACTACCTGACAGGTACTCATGTCGCAGCAGCACGATTTTGCAGCCAGCCTGCGCTGGTGGCGGCAGCGCAAGGGCCACTCGCAACTCGAGCTCGCCGGGCGCGCCGATATCTCCCAGCGCCATCTCAGCTTCCTCGAGCTCGGGCGCGCCGCACCGAGCCGCGACATGGTGATCCGGCTCGCCGCCGCGCTCGACGTGCCGTTGCGCCAGCAGAACGCGCTCTTGGTCGCGGCCGGCTTTGCGCCGGTATGGCGGCAAACCGACCTTGCCGCGCCGGAGCTCGCCCAGATCCGTCACGCGCTGGATTTCATACTCGCGCAGCAGGAGCCGTTCCCCGCGGTCGTGGTCGACCGGCACTGGAATCTGCTGCTCGCCAATGCAGGCGCCGCGCGGCTCGTGGAATTCCTGGTCGGACCAGTGGCTCCCGGCACGCCGGTCAATCTCGCCGACGCACTGGTCGCGCCCGACGTGCTGCGCCCCTATCTCACCAACTGGACCGAGGTGGCCGGCTACTTCGTCCGCAGCGTCGAGGCCGATGCCGCCGCCGACGGCACCACCGCAACGGCGGAATTGCTCAAGCGCCTGCTGGCTTATGACGGTGTCGAGGCCGCGTTGGCCGCGCCGCCCGCGGGGCCGGCGTCCGGACCGGTGCTGCCGATGCTGTTCCGCAAGGGCGACGTCGGCCTGCAGCTGTTCACCACGATCGCAACGCTCGGAACGCCCCAGGACGTCACGCTGCAGGAGCTGCGCATCGAAAGCTTCTTTCCGATGGACGAGGCGACGGGGCAGCTGTTCCGGAATTGGTCGAAAGCGAGCGGCGCCAAAGCGGCTCAATCATAGAAGTCCGGCGACATTTTCAGCCCGTCGCGCTGCGCCTTGTCGTGGTTGATCCAGAGCTGCGCCTTCTCCTTCGCCAGCGTGTCGGCGATCTTCTGCATCGAGGCCAGCGTTTGGTCCTTGCTGGCGTTCAGAGCCGGCACACGCCGATTGTCCCAATTATCCTTGAAGTGAACGGCATCGCCGGTGAGCACCACCGCGCCGGCCTTCGGCAGCTTCACCAGCAGCGACTGGTGGCCGGGCGTGTGGCCCGGTGTCGACAGGATGGTGACGCTGCCGTCGCCGAACACGTCGCGGTCGCCTTCCAGCTTGGTGACGGGATGCTCAGGCTTGAAGCGCGGTGCGTTGTTGGCGCCAGGCCACTCATATTCGGCCTTCTGCACATACAGCATCGCGGCCGGGAACAGCTCGACATTGCCGATGTGATCGGGATGGGTATGCGAGACGGCGATTGCCTTGATGTCCGACGGCTTGACCCCGAGCTGGTCGAGCTGCGCGGCGAGCGTCTTCGGCCGCCGCCAGGTGACCGCCTTGGGATCGGCAGGCGCCAGGCCGTTCGGCATCTCCGCCACCGCATCGGGAATGCCGGTGTCCCACAGGAACCAGCCCTGCGCGTGTTTGATCAGATAGCAATTGTCGACGAAGTCCATCGACTTGCCTTCATTCACGCCGGGCGACCAACGTGAAATGTCACCCGCAACGCCCTCGCCGCAGTTGAGAATGTAGAGCCGCTCGACACCGGAATTCGCAGGCTGAGCATATGCCTGCGGCAACGCGGCCACGACCCAGAACAATATTGCAAGACCGATTGCCTTCATCATGTTGCCTTCCCTTGGTCGAGCCGACCGCTTCAATGCGCGTGGTCGTGGTCCGGACAGGTCTCGACCTCGACCGTGATATGGCTGAGTCCGGACAGGCCGCCGAGCCGGCGCTTGTAGGTCGCAGGCGGCAGCGGCTGATCCGAGACCACCGAAATTACGGCGGCGCGGTGGCCGGGGCCGACCTGCCACAAATGCAAATCGGTGACACGGTCTCCCTTGGCCTCTAAGCGTTCGCGAATGGTGGTCTCCAGGTGATCGTCGGCGCTGACATCGAGCAGCACGGCGCCGGCCGCGCGGATCAGGCCATAGGCCCAGCTCGCGATCACGACGCTGCCGATGATGCCGACCAGCGGGTCGGCCCAGACCCAGTTCGCAACCATCGCGACCAGCAGCGCGCCGATCGCCAGGATCGAGGTTGCGGCGTCGGCCAGGACATGAACGTAGGCGGCGCGCAGGTTGTTGTCATGGTGATGGTGGTGATCATCGTCATGGTGATGATCGTAGCCATGGCCGTGATGATGGTGATGATCATGGTCATCGCGCAGCAGCCAGGCGCTGGTAAGGTTGACGACGAGACCGAGCGCCGCAACCATGATCGCCTCGCTATAGGCGATCGGCACCGGGTGCAGCAGCCGGTCGATGCTTTCCCACGCGACCTGGATCGCGATCATCGCCAGGATGATCGCGCTGGAGAACGCCGCGAGATCGCCGAACTTGCCGGTCCCGAACGAGAAGCGTGCATTGCCGGCCTGACGCCGCGCCAGCAGATAGGCGAGCCCTGCGATGCCGAGCGCGGCCGCGTGCGTCGCCATGTGCCAGCCATCGGCCAACAGCGCCATCGACCCGGACAGCCAGCCTGCGACGATCTCGCCGACCATCATCACGGCGGTCAGCGCCACCACGATCCAGGTCCGGCGCTCGTTCTGGGAATGCCCGGCGCCGAGGAAGACGTGCTCGTGGGTCCATTGATCGATCGAATGCGAGTGCATGGCAAGTCTCCGAAAAACTGCGCGATGGCGATGCGATCAGCGCCCGCCGCCCGCTAGACCATCTCCGCCGGCGCCAGCCGGCAGGTCTCGCTGCTGATTTCGACCTGCAGCGTAGCATGGTGGATGCTGAACCGCTCCGACAGCTTTGCACAGACCTGATGCAGGAACGCATCGTCATGTCCGCCGGGGCGCACCAGGTGTGCGGTCAACGCGGTTTCGCTCGTGCTCATCGCCCAGATGTGCAGGTCGTGCACCTCGGTGACGCCCTCGAGCGCGGCCAGATAATCCCTCACTTCCTTGAGATCGATGCCCCTCGGCACCGCGTCCAGCGCGAGGTTGACGCTATCGCGGGCGAGCTCCCAGCCGCTCAGCAGCACGACCACGGCGATGACCAGGCTGATCGCCGGATCGAGCCATTGCCAGCCGGTCGCCATGATGAGCAGCGCGGCGACGACGACGCCGAGCGAGACGCCGGCATCCGCCGCCATATGCAGATAGGCGCCGCGGACATTGAGGTCGCTGTCGCGGCCGCGCATGAACAACAGCGCCGTGCCACCATTGATCAGGATGCCGAGCGCCGCGACCCAGACCACGGTCCAGCTTGCCACCTCCGCCGGCTCGCGGAAGCGGTTGATGGCCTCGACCGCAATGCCGCCGACCGCGATCAGGAGCAGCCCGGCGTTGAACAGCGCCGCCAGGATCGAGGCGCGGCGGTAGCCATAGGTGTGGGTATCGGTCGGGCGCTTGCCGGCGAGCCACGCCCCGCCCCAGGCCAGCAGCAGCGCGATGACGTCGGAGAGATTGTGAACCGCGTCGGAGACCAGCGCCAGCGAGTTGGCGGAATAGCCGAAGATCAGCTCCGCGATGACGAAAGCGGTGTTGAGCGACGCGCCGATTGCGAAGGCCGTGCCGAAGCTGTCGGGCGCGTGGCTGTGCCCGGCATGGGAATGGCCCGCGTGGGAATGTTCGTGAGAATGACCGCTGTGGTCATGGTCGTGGTCGTGATTGTGCGCCATGGCAACCGTCGCCCGCTATCGTCGGCTGCGGTTATAGCGCGGTGAAATGTGGATACTATCACACCGCTGGCGGCGCTCCGTAGATGGGGTAACGGGCCGGCCGCCCGCTCGCTACGGCGCGATTTGGAAGCGCGCTCGCGAGCGGCCTGTTGGTTGGAAGGCGGTCGTCCCTCAAACTGATGGTGTCAACGGAGTCGGGCAAGCCCGCTCCAAGCATCATTAAGGGACGACCATGTACCACTATGCAGGAATCGACGTGTCTTTGGAATGCTCGAGCGTCTGCCTTGTCGATGGGACGGGTAAGATTTTGCGCGAGGCGAAGGTTGCGAGCGAGCCGGAGGCCCTGATCGGCTGGTTCCGGTCGCTGGGGTTGGTGCTGGAACGGATCGGGCTGGAGGCTGGTCCGCTGTCGCAATGGCTCTACGCAGCGATGCAGGATGCGGGCCTGGCAGTCGAACTGTTGGAGACGCGGCACGTCCGCGATGCCTTCAAGGCGATGCCGGTGAAGTCGGACCGCAACGATGCCCGCGGGATCGCGCAACTGATGCGGCTGGGCTGGTTCCGGCCGGTGCACTGCAAGTCGATCGAAGCGCAGGAGACGCGGGCGGTTCTGGACGGCACGCAAGCTGCTGCAGTCGAAGCTGCGCGACATCGAGAACAGCCTGCGCGGCGTGCTCCGCGGCTTCGGTCTGAAGGTCGGCCCGACCACCGAGCGCACGTTCGCCGAACGCATCCGGGAACTCGTAGCGGGCCATCCTGGACTTGAGGTGGTGGCCCAGGCACTGCTCGAAGCCCACGCCGTGCTGCGGCGCGAGTTCAATGGCCTGGATAAGCACACCCAAAGGCTCGCCAGGTCGCACCCGCAGGCGAAGCTCTTGATGACGACACCGTCCGTCGGCCCGATCGTGGCGCTCACCTATGCCTCGGCGATCGACGACCCGAAGCGCTTCCGGTCATCGAAGGCGACGGGAGCGCATTTTGGCCTCACCCCGAAGAAGTACCAATCGGGCGAAACCGACTATACCGGCCGCATCAGCAAGATCGGCGATGCCTCCGTGCGCGAGGCGCTCTATCAGGCGGCTCATGTCATGCTGACCAAGCCGGTCAGGAACTGCTCGGCGCTGAAGGGCTGGGCGATGCGGATCGCCCGGCGCGCAGGCATGCGCAAGGCCAAGGTGGCGCTTGCACGCAAGCTCGCCGTGATCCTGCATCGCATGCTCGCCGACGCCAAACCGTTCAACCCGATGGCCAAGGCCTCGGCAACCTAAGCAAGGAGCAGCAATCGGTTCTGGGCGGGCCACGACACCAGGCTCTCCCTGAGCGAGGTCCCTTCGCCGGGACGATGGATCCGGTCAGGCCGCCATCCGGGAAGTGGCTCACAACCACGCTTCCGTAGATTGGCCGGCCGGCTCCTCAATGCACCCCATCAGGCGACGGCCACCGCGCCGATCCCGTACAGAAGCAAGTGCCCGGCGAGTGGATCACGCAAAAAGGGATTGACTTACCAAGGCCCGTTACAGAAGCCCGGATGCAGCCAAGCGTAATCCGGGATCGTTGCCAAATGTGACAGCGGCCCCGGATTTCGTGGAGCCCGTCATCGGGCGCGCATTCGCGCGACCCGTTGGCTCCATCCGGGCTACGCTTCCACTACTCCACGCCGCGGTTGAACTTGTTCGACTTCGGCAGGCCGTGGGCGAGCCGGCCGGCGTCGGCGCGGTTGCCGCGCCAGTCGGCCAGTTCCTTCAGGGTCATGCTGTGCTCGCGGCCGGCGGAATCCTTCCAGGTCAGGCCGGTCTTGGAATCGAACACCGCGACATCGGACAGCGAGGCACTGGTGTATTTCTGCAGGCGCATGCCGCGGCCTCGCGCCATCTCCGACACCTGGTCGAGACCGAACAGCACCATCTTGTGGTTGGTGCCGATCACCGCGACGGTGTCGCCGGTCACGGTCGTGATCGCACAAGCTTCGTTCGGCGCATCGACGATGAGCACCTGCTTGCCCTTGCGGGTGTTCCCGACGCAGTCCTCTTCCTTGACGACAAAGCCTTGCCCCTCGCTGCTCGCGATCAGGAACTTGCGCTCGCCCTTGTTGACGAACAGCGAGATGATCGCCGCATCCTGCTCGAGATCGATGAACATGCGGATCGGCTCGCCATGGCCGCGGCCGCCCGGCAGCTTGGCGACGTCGAGCGAATAGAACTTGCCGTTGGTGGCAAACAGCAGCAGCTTCGAGGTGGTCTCGGCAAAGAACGAGTGCTCGAGCTTGTCGTCGGTCTTGAAGGCGAGCCCCGAGAGATCCTCGACGTGCCCCTTCAGCGTCCGCACCCAGCCCTTCTCGGAGATCACGACGGTGCACGGCTCGCGCTCGACCAGCGCTTCCTCGATCGCGGCGAGATCATGCTCGGGCGCATCGGCAAAGGTGGTGCGGCGCTTGCCGAGCGGCGTCTTCGGCCCAAAGATGTCGCGGACCTTGCGCACCTGGTCGCTGACCTTGGTCCATTGCTCGGTCTCGGAACCGAGCAGGCCCTCGAGGCCCTTCAGCTCCTTGCGCAGATCCTTGTCCTCGGTGCGGATCTCCATCTCCTCCAGGCGGCGCAAATTGCGCAGGCGCATATTGAGGATGGCGTCGGCCTGGATGTCGGAGAGCTTGAAGGTCTTCATCAAGACCGGCTTCGGCTCGTCCTCGGTGCGGATGATCTTGATCACCTTGTCGAGATTCAGAAAGGCGATCAGCTGTCCGCCCAGGATTTCGAGCCGGTGCTCGATCTGGGTCTTGCGGAAGTTGGAACGGCGGATCAGCACGTCGCGCAGATGGTCGAGCCATTCGCGCAGGCACTCGGCAAGGCCGACCACCTTCGGGATACGGCCCTTGATCAGCACGTTGAGGTTCAGCGAGATCTTGCTTTCCAGCTCGGTCAGCCGGAACAGCGACTCCATCATCAGCGCTGGATCGACAGTGCGCGACTTCGGCTCGATGACGAAGCGGACGTCCTCTGCGGATTCATCGCGCACGTCGCCGACCAGCGGCAGCTTCTTCTGATCAAGGAGCTCCGAGATCTTCTCGTGCATGCGCGACTTCTGCACCAGCCACGGGATTTCGGTGACGACGACCACCCAGGCGCCGCGGGCGCCCTCTTCCACCGACCAGCGCGCGCGGGTCCGGAACGAGCCGCGGCCGGTGGTATAGGCCTCGATGATCGATTCCTTGGAATCGACAACGATGCCGCCGGTCGGGAAGTCCGGGCCCTTGACCCATTTCAGCAGCGCCTTCGACTTGGCGTCGGGCTTCTCGATCAGATGCAGCGCGGCGTCGCAGAGTTCGGCGGCGTTGTGCGGCGGGATCGAGGTCGCCATGCCGACCGCAATCCCCTGCGCGCCGTTGGCGAGCAGGTTCGGGAAGCCGCCCGGCAGCACCACCGGCTCTTTCGTCTGGCCGTCGTAATTGGCGCGAAACTCGACGCCGTCCTCGTCGATGCCCTCGAGCAAGAGCCGCGCGACCTCCGTCATGCGCGCTTCGGTGTAGCGGTAGGCGGCCGGATTATCGCCGTCGATATTGCCGAAATTGCCCTGGCCGTCGACCAGCGGGTAGCGCGAGGAGAAATCCTGCGCCAGGCGCACCATGGCGTCATAGATCGCCTGGTCGCCATGCGGATGGAACGAGCCCATCACGTCGCCGACGATCTTGGCCGACTTCTTGAACGCCGCGCGCGGATCGAGCCCGAGCAGGTCCATGCCGTAGAGGATGCGGCGGTGCACCGGCTTCAGCCCGTCGCGGGCGTCCGGCAGCGCGCGATGCATGATGGTCGAGAGCGCATAGGCGAGATAGCGCTCCTCGAGCGCGTCACGCAGCGGCACCTCGTGAATTTCGGCCGGCTCTTCCGGCGGTATCTGTCGTTTTCCCATGGGGAGGCGTTAAACCTTGGCGGTGAATCGGGCAAGCCGCGAATCACCGGGAATTTAGGTTGCGAATCGGGCTTAAGGAACGGCGGTCCGGCTCCGCCGCTTCGTCACGGCGTTGATAAATCCGTCGCGGGCGTCGGAATGGCCCTGGCCGCGCGGCTCCAGCACGTGGCGGAGCAGGAACAGGCCGGTGACCCGGAAACCGTCGAGCAGGTCCTGGTCCGACCAGCTGTTGGCACCGCCTTCGCCTTCGCGCAGGAATGCCGGCAGCCGCAACAGCCGGTCGCGCCACGGCTCGCCGGCCGTGCGGGACACGGCGCCGCCGGATTTCGGCGACACGTAGATCAGGTCGGTGGTCTCCCCGGTGGCCGCGCAGTTGTCCAAATCGAGCCCGAAGCCGAGCTCGGTCAGCATCGCGAGCTCAAACCGAATCAGGTGCACGGCGGCAACGCCGGCGTCATCGAAATCGTCCAGCGTTCCCTGCAGCATCTCGTAGATGTCTTCATGCGGATCGCGCTCCGGCAACAACCGCGCCAGCGCCGCCAGATGCGTGATGCCGTAGACGGCATGCGACGAGGCCAGCAGCGTCGCCGCCCGCAGCCGGGTGCCCTCCAGCGCATACATCCCGAGGTGCTCGTCGAGCCGCGCCCGCCACACCGCGGTGACGCTGTTGCCGGGCTGCAGCAGCGGCCGCATCCGCGAGCCGGCGCCGCCGCGCACCAGGCCGAGATGGCGGCCGTGCTCGCGCGTCAACAGCTCGACGATGGCGGAGGATTCGCCATGTCGCCGCACGCCCAGCACGATGCCTTCGTCGGTCCATTCCATGTGCAATAGATTACAGGATTCCGAGGATGAACGCAGCGATCTCGGCGTGTCATTCCGGGGCGATGCGAAGCATCGAACCCGGAATCTCGAGATTCCGGGTCTGGTCCTTCGGACCATCCCGGAATGACGGTGACAGCCTTACGCGTTG
It includes:
- the recO gene encoding DNA repair protein RecO, which translates into the protein MEWTDEGIVLGVRRHGESSAIVELLTREHGRHLGLVRGGAGSRMRPLLQPGNSVTAVWRARLDEHLGMYALEGTRLRAATLLASSHAVYGITHLAALARLLPERDPHEDIYEMLQGTLDDFDDAGVAAVHLIRFELAMLTELGFGLDLDNCAATGETTDLIYVSPKSGGAVSRTAGEPWRDRLLRLPAFLREGEGGANSWSDQDLLDGFRVTGLFLLRHVLEPRGQGHSDARDGFINAVTKRRSRTAVP
- a CDS encoding helix-turn-helix domain-containing protein, whose protein sequence is MSQQHDFAASLRWWRQRKGHSQLELAGRADISQRHLSFLELGRAAPSRDMVIRLAAALDVPLRQQNALLVAAGFAPVWRQTDLAAPELAQIRHALDFILAQQEPFPAVVVDRHWNLLLANAGAARLVEFLVGPVAPGTPVNLADALVAPDVLRPYLTNWTEVAGYFVRSVEADAAADGTTATAELLKRLLAYDGVEAALAAPPAGPASGPVLPMLFRKGDVGLQLFTTIATLGTPQDVTLQELRIESFFPMDEATGQLFRNWSKASGAKAAQS
- a CDS encoding adenylate/guanylate cyclase domain-containing protein, producing the protein MELTPRLRLMNWLVRQGLTGLPENDLLRGFCERCRAAGMPLSRAIVFIDTLHPIFEGRGFRWNDGESNEADIFEYGSTSSGEASQNWRRSAFYHMLENGRDEMVIDLTGAHDFSMIGDLAEKGHKHFAAFVHRFGEAGTIGEMDCFYSYYTTRRSDGFDANHMAALRDLVPVLGLAIKSAAQVEIARTLGRVYLGRETAEQVLRGRMQRGITEKIKAVLWYSDVRGSTAISERIGPDEIIPFLNDYAQASIDAIHDAGGEVLKLIGDGVLAMFTSENMAGARRAALRAEHRFRHNMRVLNDRRENEGRPTTSAYVGLHVGEVFYGNIGSEDRLDFTVVGPAVNEVSRIASMCASVDRELLTSTDFRTGLDAAGRNYLVSTGRFVLRGIGHAQDLYTLDPAVAADEVVGGKYERYLAS
- a CDS encoding MFS transporter, whose protein sequence is MSADAPRLPATFNRLAWSNLAAQSAEQIALAAAPIVAVLLLGVGEGQTGLLQTALTLPFILFAIPAGLLADRVSRRWVMAGSEALRAAALAAILLLLWLGLMTLPLLALLGFIAVCGTVAYSVAAPALVPSLVTSQQLPAANARIELARTVAFASGPALGGVLVGWVGAAPAFGFAAALSAIAVVLLAGIYEPARPPAPRRHPMQDIKEGAAFVMHHALLRPVFITQFIFNTASFLLLAVFVPYAVRHLALSATGVGTTLAMYGVGMVVGALFATRVMKRLAFGTVIGLGPVTGFIAAAVMALTTWFPTPLLAGLSFFLLGVGPILWVISTTTLRQSVTPPSLLGRVSAINIMSYGARSLGSALGAIVGGLYGAEACLYLAAVIFAAQALVILMSPAVSLRRQPDMVGEPVRC
- a CDS encoding DMT family transporter, giving the protein MGEWIGVAIALVSSCLGGTAAAITRYLAGNADPITLAILRWAIGFLCVLPAAVLLGAKWPRREDWPAVIALGIAFFGVFFVLYNLAMSYTTAARASLALATLPLSTMVVGALLGIEPLTMRKSVGVSIAVLGVAAALASGLSAAPPGAWRGELIMAAAVLCMAFDNVLSRPFIRRSSALGFLAVGMGAGAAALVAVGIFTGSLAILRDFGTSQWIAGLYLGIAGGALAFILWVLALERASPTRVASTMTVNPIAAGLLAKQLVGEPITVNLVVGLIAVFAGIWIATSETKPA
- the dmeF gene encoding CDF family Co(II)/Ni(II) efflux transporter DmeF; the protein is MHSHSIDQWTHEHVFLGAGHSQNERRTWIVVALTAVMMVGEIVAGWLSGSMALLADGWHMATHAAALGIAGLAYLLARRQAGNARFSFGTGKFGDLAAFSSAIILAMIAIQVAWESIDRLLHPVPIAYSEAIMVAALGLVVNLTSAWLLRDDHDHHHHHGHGYDHHHDDDHHHHHDNNLRAAYVHVLADAATSILAIGALLVAMVANWVWADPLVGIIGSVVIASWAYGLIRAAGAVLLDVSADDHLETTIRERLEAKGDRVTDLHLWQVGPGHRAAVISVVSDQPLPPATYKRRLGGLSGLSHITVEVETCPDHDHAH
- a CDS encoding cation diffusion facilitator family transporter; this translates as MAHNHDHDHDHSGHSHEHSHAGHSHAGHSHAPDSFGTAFAIGASLNTAFVIAELIFGYSANSLALVSDAVHNLSDVIALLLAWGGAWLAGKRPTDTHTYGYRRASILAALFNAGLLLIAVGGIAVEAINRFREPAEVASWTVVWVAALGILINGGTALLFMRGRDSDLNVRGAYLHMAADAGVSLGVVVAALLIMATGWQWLDPAISLVIAVVVLLSGWELARDSVNLALDAVPRGIDLKEVRDYLAALEGVTEVHDLHIWAMSTSETALTAHLVRPGGHDDAFLHQVCAKLSERFSIHHATLQVEISSETCRLAPAEMV
- the parC gene encoding DNA topoisomerase IV subunit A, whose amino-acid sequence is MGKRQIPPEEPAEIHEVPLRDALEERYLAYALSTIMHRALPDARDGLKPVHRRILYGMDLLGLDPRAAFKKSAKIVGDVMGSFHPHGDQAIYDAMVRLAQDFSSRYPLVDGQGNFGNIDGDNPAAYRYTEARMTEVARLLLEGIDEDGVEFRANYDGQTKEPVVLPGGFPNLLANGAQGIAVGMATSIPPHNAAELCDAALHLIEKPDAKSKALLKWVKGPDFPTGGIVVDSKESIIEAYTTGRGSFRTRARWSVEEGARGAWVVVVTEIPWLVQKSRMHEKISELLDQKKLPLVGDVRDESAEDVRFVIEPKSRTVDPALMMESLFRLTELESKISLNLNVLIKGRIPKVVGLAECLREWLDHLRDVLIRRSNFRKTQIEHRLEILGGQLIAFLNLDKVIKIIRTEDEPKPVLMKTFKLSDIQADAILNMRLRNLRRLEEMEIRTEDKDLRKELKGLEGLLGSETEQWTKVSDQVRKVRDIFGPKTPLGKRRTTFADAPEHDLAAIEEALVEREPCTVVISEKGWVRTLKGHVEDLSGLAFKTDDKLEHSFFAETTSKLLLFATNGKFYSLDVAKLPGGRGHGEPIRMFIDLEQDAAIISLFVNKGERKFLIASSEGQGFVVKEEDCVGNTRKGKQVLIVDAPNEACAITTVTGDTVAVIGTNHKMVLFGLDQVSEMARGRGMRLQKYTSASLSDVAVFDSKTGLTWKDSAGREHSMTLKELADWRGNRADAGRLAHGLPKSNKFNRGVE
- a CDS encoding N-acyl homoserine lactonase family protein — encoded protein: MMKAIGLAILFWVVAALPQAYAQPANSGVERLYILNCGEGVAGDISRWSPGVNEGKSMDFVDNCYLIKHAQGWFLWDTGIPDAVAEMPNGLAPADPKAVTWRRPKTLAAQLDQLGVKPSDIKAIAVSHTHPDHIGNVELFPAAMLYVQKAEYEWPGANNAPRFKPEHPVTKLEGDRDVFGDGSVTILSTPGHTPGHQSLLVKLPKAGAVVLTGDAVHFKDNWDNRRVPALNASKDQTLASMQKIADTLAKEKAQLWINHDKAQRDGLKMSPDFYD